GACCATCGAAATCGCCAATACCGAATGGCCCAAGTGGACCGAGGTGATGAGCGCCGATCCGCTCGACCACGAGCTGCCGCCGACCGGTCGCAACGAGCCGCTGACCCGTCCACGCCCTGGCCATGCCGACCTGACCGGCATGCGCAAGTACGGTTTCGACGACGCCCGCAACGCGCTTGAACGTTCCAGCGCTCGCGAGACCGCTTCGCGTGTGGCTTTGGGTGAAGTGGCGGCGAAATTCCTTGAGCAGACCGTTGGCATTCGCACGGTTGCTCACGTTGTCTCATTGGGCGGTGAAAAAGCCGATACCAGCACATTGCCGACGCCGGCCGATGTCGAGGCGCTTGACGCTTCGCCGGTGCGCACGCTTGATAAAGACGCTGAGAAGCGCATGATGGCCAAGGTCGACGAGGCCAAATCCCGTGCCGATACGCTCGGCGGCGTGGTGGAAGTCATTGCCTATGGTGTGCCCGCAGGATTGGGCACGTATGTGGAAAGCGACCGCAGGCTTGACGCGGCGCTGGCCGGTGCGCTGATGGGTATCCAGGCCATCAAGGGCGTCGAGGTCGGCGACGGGTTCCTTGAGGCCGACCGGTTTGGTTCCGAGGCCCACGATGAGATGTTTACAGATGACAACGGCCATATCGAGCGCTATTCCAACCGTTCCGGCGGTACGGAAGGCGGGATGTCCGACGGACAGCCGATTCGCGTGCGTGCTGCGATGAAGCCGATTCCCTCCATTCCGCGTGCCTTGCGCACGGTCGATGTCGCCACCGGTGAGGAGGCCAAGGCCATCAACCAGCGTTCCGACACCACTGCGGTTCCGGCTGCTTCCGTGGTCGCCGAAGCCATGGTGAGACTAACGTTGGCCAAGTTCGTGCTGGAGAAATTCGGCGGTGACAGCGTCGAGGAGACTCGCCGCAACGCCCAGAGCTATCTTGATTCCTGGCCGGAGCACATGCGCTGATCGGCGTCATTTCGCAATGTTACTTGTGTAATTATCGAAGATAGAAACTATCGAATTAAAATAAACCTGAATGTAAAGATAGAGAGAGATAGGGTGCAGCAATCATGAGTGGTCATCGTCCGTTTGCCGTGGTCATCGGTATGCCCGGTGCAGGCAAGACGCGTGTGGGGCGCGAGGCGGCGCAGATGCTCGATGTCGATTTCGCTGACGCGGATATCGAGATCGAGCAGGAAGCGGGCATGAAGATTCCCCGATATTTCGAAAAATACGGGGAACCCGCGTTCCGCAAGCTGGAAGCGGAAGTCATCGCCGACCTGCTCGTTTCGTTCGACGGTCTGCTCGCCCTCGGTGGTGGAGCGCCGATGACGGAATCGACGCGCGAGGCGCTGGCCGATTACATTACCGACGGCGGCAAGCTGGTCTATCTGGAAGCCGACAAACACGAGGCCATGGAGCGCGCCGCACGAGGCGGCAACCGGCCGATGCTCAATGGCGACGCCAACAAACGCTGGCTGAAACTCTATAAGGAACGCGACCCCGTTTTCCGCGAAATCTCCAATCTGCATGTGCACACCCATGGTTCGACGCCGCGTGTGGCGGCAAGGAAGCTGAGCAATATGATTCAGGAACGCATCGTTCATGTCACCGGTTCGGGCATCGAGCCCTATGACGTTTGCATCGGCGAAGGCACGTTGAACCGTCTGCCGGAAATGCTCGGCCCGGACGTGCTGCGCGTCGCGCTGATTCACACCCAACCGGTGCAGCGTCACTCCGATCAGGCCCGAGCGTTGCTGCGTCAGGCCGGTTATGAGGTCTATGACATGGTCATTCCCGATGCCGAAAAGGGCAAGACCGTCGACGTGGCCAAAACCATCTGGAAGCGGCTGGGAGAGATTGGTTTCACTCGTTCCGATGCCATCGTCGGTCTTGGTGGGGGAGCCGCGACCGATCTGGCCGGCTTCATCGCGGCCACTTGGATGCGTGGCATCCGTTACGTCAATTGCCCGACCTCGCTGCTGGCGATGGTCGACGCTTCGACCGGCGGCAAAACCGGCATCAACACCGACGAAGGCAAGAACCTGGTCGGCTCGTTCTACACCCCGGCTGGCGTGCTCGCCGATTTGCGCACGTTGAAGACGTTACCGCAGGATATTTTCACCGAAGGACTCGGGGAAGTCACCAAGTCCGGGTTTATCCGCGACACCAAGATTCTCGACATTCTGCAGGAACATGCCGATGAACTGAGAAACTTCAATGGTGACGATTTCCTCGGTTCACCACTTGAGGACGTGGTTGCGGAACTCATCGAGCGCACGGTTCGTGTCAAGGCCTATCACGTCTCCAACGACCTCAAGGAAGCTGGCCTGCGCGAATTCCTCAACTACGGACACACATTGGCTCACGCCATCGAAAAGCTCGAGAACTTCCGTTGGCGTCACGGCAATGCGGTGGCTGTCGGTTGCGTCTATGCGGCTGAACTTTCGCATATTCTCGGCCATCTCGATCAGGAATCCGTCGATCTGCACCGTTCGATTCTTTCCTCGCTCGGCCTGCCGATTTCCTGGGACGGCGGCGATTGGGATTCCGTGCTGGCGTTGATGCACAAGGACAAGAAGGCTCGCGGCAACACGCTGCGTTTCGTCATTCTCGACAGCGTCGGTCATCCAATGCACCTCGAAGACCCGCCTATGGATGCCTTGGTGGAGGCGTTCCAAAGGATTCGCAGCTAAGCGGTTGCACAAGTCGATAGATAGTTTTGAACATTGGCAGGAAACCAAGTTTTTGAAAATATCTGACGACTTGTATCGTAAAATTTACTTCATAAAACGAAAAGGACAAAACTAATGACCAAGGTAATCGTCGTCAACGGGCCGAATCTCGGGCGTCTGGGAGTGCGCGAGCCCGACATATACGGCCGTCAGGACCTCAAAACCCTACGCAAGGACTGCGCCGAATGGGGCAAAGCCCTCGGCCTCGAGGTTGAGGTCCGCCAGTCTGACGATGAGGCCGAGGTCATCGGATGGATGCACCAGGCCGTCGACGAGCAGACTCCGGTGGTGATGAACCCGGCCGCGTTCACCCATTACAGCTACGGGCTTTCCGATGCCGCCAAAATGGTGACGGACGCCGGCCTGCCGCTGATGGAAGTGCATATCTCCAACCCGTCGGCCCGCGATTCCTTCCGCAAATACAGCGTCATCAGCCCCGTCGCCACCGGCACCATCACCGGCATGGGCTTCTACGGCTACAAGCTTGCCCTCGACGCCGTGGCCCATTTGCTGGTGAAATAATTCACAATATATTACAAAAGGTAATGCAGTGAACAGGGAAGTATATGCCAATTTTCA
This genomic stretch from Bifidobacterium sp. ESL0690 harbors:
- the aroC gene encoding chorismate synthase, yielding MLRWQTAGESHGEALVAMIEGLPAGVELRSQDVVDALARRRLGYGRGARMKFEQDKVRVLTGVRHGKTLGSPVTIEIANTEWPKWTEVMSADPLDHELPPTGRNEPLTRPRPGHADLTGMRKYGFDDARNALERSSARETASRVALGEVAAKFLEQTVGIRTVAHVVSLGGEKADTSTLPTPADVEALDASPVRTLDKDAEKRMMAKVDEAKSRADTLGGVVEVIAYGVPAGLGTYVESDRRLDAALAGALMGIQAIKGVEVGDGFLEADRFGSEAHDEMFTDDNGHIERYSNRSGGTEGGMSDGQPIRVRAAMKPIPSIPRALRTVDVATGEEAKAINQRSDTTAVPAASVVAEAMVRLTLAKFVLEKFGGDSVEETRRNAQSYLDSWPEHMR
- a CDS encoding bifunctional shikimate kinase/3-dehydroquinate synthase; this encodes MSGHRPFAVVIGMPGAGKTRVGREAAQMLDVDFADADIEIEQEAGMKIPRYFEKYGEPAFRKLEAEVIADLLVSFDGLLALGGGAPMTESTREALADYITDGGKLVYLEADKHEAMERAARGGNRPMLNGDANKRWLKLYKERDPVFREISNLHVHTHGSTPRVAARKLSNMIQERIVHVTGSGIEPYDVCIGEGTLNRLPEMLGPDVLRVALIHTQPVQRHSDQARALLRQAGYEVYDMVIPDAEKGKTVDVAKTIWKRLGEIGFTRSDAIVGLGGGAATDLAGFIAATWMRGIRYVNCPTSLLAMVDASTGGKTGINTDEGKNLVGSFYTPAGVLADLRTLKTLPQDIFTEGLGEVTKSGFIRDTKILDILQEHADELRNFNGDDFLGSPLEDVVAELIERTVRVKAYHVSNDLKEAGLREFLNYGHTLAHAIEKLENFRWRHGNAVAVGCVYAAELSHILGHLDQESVDLHRSILSSLGLPISWDGGDWDSVLALMHKDKKARGNTLRFVILDSVGHPMHLEDPPMDALVEAFQRIRS
- a CDS encoding type II 3-dehydroquinate dehydratase, translating into MTKVIVVNGPNLGRLGVREPDIYGRQDLKTLRKDCAEWGKALGLEVEVRQSDDEAEVIGWMHQAVDEQTPVVMNPAAFTHYSYGLSDAAKMVTDAGLPLMEVHISNPSARDSFRKYSVISPVATGTITGMGFYGYKLALDAVAHLLVK